In Notolabrus celidotus isolate fNotCel1 chromosome 8, fNotCel1.pri, whole genome shotgun sequence, a genomic segment contains:
- the zgc:110843 gene encoding CDGSH iron-sulfur domain-containing protein 1: MATHSLPAMPPMPELPSSGFRLSKEHLVVAVPVAVVAAVGGFLVSHYLSGRSCKKGQVNSSISKDSPKVVHSFDMEDIGTKAVYCRCWRSKKFPFCDGAHAKHNEETGDNVGPLIIKKKDA; this comes from the exons ATGGCAACTCACAGTCTACCTGCCATGCCTCCGATGCCCGAACTGCCCAGCTCTGGATTCAGGTTATCTAAAG AGCACTTGGTGGTAGCAGTGCCCGTTGCAGTGGTTGCAGCTGTTGGAGGTTTCCTTGTCAGCCATTACCTGAGTGGGCGGAGCTGTAAAAAGGGCCAGGTGAACTCGTCCATTAGTAAAGACAGTCCCAAAGTGGTCCACAGCTTCGACATGGAGGACATTGGCACCAAGGCTGTGTACTGCCGCTGCTGGAGGTCAAAGAAG TTCCCTTTCTGCGATGGAGCTCATGCCAAACACAATGAGGAAACCGGGGACAACGTTGGACCACTCATCATCAAAAAGAAGGATGCTTAA
- the cxxc5b gene encoding CXXC-type zinc finger protein 5: MSTAVDIAGPSSPDQAHSSTKIPNEPLRPSLKRSHHPYSLSHYISTPSPAMDVKGLIQPSPAQQRATQPAHTKPRRTPSWPDMWESPSGLHLAHAAELLMRAGLLALTPATTEQAGLGAQSSQPAKSEATEAKGENGDGEGGGSGPEEEEEDSSGCGTDFQPFLGAWFPFSPALFPLAGFQMGGGHWRSATMGAEGMEGLVAEGYSPGSLGGGSGGRRKRKRCGECVPCRRQTNCEQCSSCRNRKRGHQICKYRKCEELKRKPGGPGFDSRVSGFDLRGSDFTLGLAQERSNSTLNG, from the coding sequence ATGTCCACCGCGGTAGACATCGCTGGCCCTTCCTCCCCAGATCAGGCCCACAGCAGCACTAAAATCCCCAATGAGCCACTGAGACCCAGCCTTAAGCGCTCCCACCACCCCTACAGCCTCTCCCATTACATCTCCACCCCTTCCCCAGCCATGGACGTCAAAGGCCTGATCCAGCCTTCCCCAGCCCAGCAGCGAGCCACTCAACCTGCACACACCAAGCCTCGCCGAACCCCCTCCTGGCCTGACATGTGGGAGTCGCCCAGCGGGCTCCACCTGGCCCACGCCGCAGAGCTGCTGATGCGCGCTGGGCTGCTGGCTCTGACCCCAGCTACCACAGAGCAGGCCGGCCTGGGTGCACAGAGCAGCCAGCCAGCTAAAAGCGAGGCTACTGAAGCGAAAGGGGAAAatggagatggagagggaggTGGGTCTGGGccggaggaggaagaggaggactccTCTGGATGTGGAACCGACTTCCAACCTTTTTTGGGTGCCTGGTTCCCCTTCAGTCCTGCCCTATTCCCCCTGGCTGGCTTCCAGATGGGGGGAGGCCACTGGAGGAGTGCAACCATGGGAGCTGAGGGCATGGAGGGTCTAGTGGCTGAGGGCTACTCTCCTGGCTCTCTTGGTGGGGGCAGTGgagggagaaggaagaggaaaaggTGCGGGGAGTGCGTACCTTGTAGGCGTCAGACGAACTGCGAACAGTGTAGCAGCTGCCGCAACCGCAAGAGGGGACACCAGATCTGTAAATACAGAAAGTGTGAGGAGCTGAAGAGGAAGCCAGGAGGCCCCGGGTTTGACAGTAGAGTCTCTGGGTTTGATCTCAGGGGCTCTGACTTCACTTTGGGTCTGGCACAGGAGAGAAGCAACAGCACCTTGAATGGATAG